In one Pseudomonas sp. SCA2728.1_7 genomic region, the following are encoded:
- the coq7 gene encoding 2-polyprenyl-3-methyl-6-methoxy-1,4-benzoquinone monooxygenase has translation MTTQRHYSPIDRLLLQADAAMRTLLPFSGQPYRPSPAILQPDTQMSDEDTRHVAGLMRINHTGEVCAQALYQGQALTAKLPQVREAMEHAAEEEIDHLVWCEQRIHQLGSHTSVLNPLFYGMSFGIGAVAGLISDKVSLGFVAATEHQVCKHLNEHLEQLPAEDEKSRAILEQMRIDEEHHAESALEAGGFRFPAPVKFGMSILAKVMTKSTYRI, from the coding sequence ATGACTACCCAACGTCACTACTCGCCAATTGACCGTCTTCTGCTGCAAGCCGATGCCGCGATGCGTACCCTGCTGCCCTTCAGTGGCCAACCGTACCGTCCGTCGCCAGCGATTTTGCAGCCGGACACGCAGATGAGCGACGAAGACACCCGCCACGTCGCCGGTCTGATGCGCATCAACCATACCGGTGAAGTCTGCGCCCAGGCGCTGTATCAGGGACAGGCGTTGACTGCCAAGCTGCCGCAGGTACGCGAGGCCATGGAGCACGCCGCCGAGGAAGAGATTGATCATCTGGTGTGGTGCGAACAGCGCATTCACCAGTTGGGCAGCCATACCAGCGTTTTGAATCCGCTGTTTTACGGCATGTCGTTCGGGATTGGCGCAGTGGCCGGATTGATCAGCGACAAGGTCAGTCTCGGGTTTGTCGCGGCGACCGAGCATCAGGTGTGCAAGCATCTGAACGAGCACCTGGAGCAATTGCCGGCCGAGGACGAGAAGTCCCGTGCGATTCTGGAGCAGATGCGCATTGATGAAGAACATCATGCGGAAAGTGCGCTGGAGGCTGGGGGGTTCCGTTTTCCGGCACCTGTGAAGTTCGGGATGAGTATTCTGGCCAAGGTGATGACCAAGAGTACTTATCGGATCTGA
- the trpC gene encoding indole-3-glycerol phosphate synthase TrpC, whose product MSVPTVLENILARKVQEVAERSARVSLSELESLAKAADAPRGFAQALLAQAKKKQPAVIAEIKKASPSKGVIRENFVPADIAKSYEKGGATCLSVLTDIDYFQGADAYLQQARAACKLPVIRKDFMIDPYQIVEARALGADCVLLIVSALDDVKMAELASVAKGVGLDVLVEVHDGDELERALKTLDTPLVGVNNRNLHTFDVSLETTLDLLPRIPRDRLVITESGILNRADVELMEISDVYSFLVGEAFMRAENPGTELQRLFFPERGTSISGSTLD is encoded by the coding sequence ATGAGTGTACCGACGGTTCTGGAAAACATTCTGGCGCGCAAAGTTCAGGAAGTCGCCGAGCGGAGTGCTCGCGTCAGCCTGAGCGAGCTGGAAAGTCTGGCCAAGGCGGCCGATGCACCCCGTGGATTTGCCCAGGCATTGCTGGCGCAAGCCAAGAAGAAGCAGCCTGCTGTGATCGCCGAAATCAAAAAGGCCTCGCCGAGCAAAGGCGTGATCCGCGAGAACTTCGTTCCCGCCGACATCGCCAAAAGCTACGAGAAGGGCGGGGCGACTTGCCTGTCCGTACTGACCGACATCGATTATTTCCAGGGCGCCGATGCGTACCTGCAACAGGCCCGGGCCGCGTGCAAACTGCCGGTGATCCGCAAGGACTTCATGATCGATCCGTACCAGATCGTCGAAGCCCGTGCGCTGGGCGCCGACTGTGTGCTGTTGATCGTCTCCGCGCTGGACGACGTGAAAATGGCCGAGCTGGCCTCGGTCGCCAAAGGCGTTGGTCTTGATGTGCTGGTTGAAGTGCACGATGGCGATGAGCTGGAGCGCGCATTGAAAACCCTCGACACGCCGCTGGTGGGTGTCAACAACCGTAATCTGCACACCTTCGACGTCAGCCTGGAAACCACCCTCGACCTGCTGCCGCGCATTCCGCGCGATCGTCTGGTGATTACTGAAAGCGGCATCCTCAACCGTGCCGATGTCGAGTTGATGGAAATCAGCGACGTGTATTCGTTCCTGGTGGGCGAAGCGTTTATGCGCGCCGAGAACCCTGGCACTGAATTGCAGCGTCTGTTCTTCCCGGAGCGTGGCACTTCCATCAGCGGTTCGACCCTCGACTGA
- a CDS encoding lipoate--protein ligase family protein produces the protein MSLPTPMTIEAGLQAEQDLLASVCAGDTEFGLLFWQPSDRALVMPRRLNRLPAFDHACEVSAAAGWPVLLRETGGEPVPQSAATINIALVYAPPRSEGDLNRIETGYHRLCDPICQLLDELGGTSSLGEIDGAFCDGRFNVNLDGRKMVGTAQRWRQSQGGQRPVGLVHGAMLMDNERESMVAAVNRFNEACGLEQRVRAESHIALHEKFNAPQALARLDELFRLMLAQMYSA, from the coding sequence ATGTCGCTGCCAACCCCCATGACCATCGAAGCTGGCCTGCAAGCCGAACAGGATTTGCTGGCCTCGGTCTGCGCCGGCGACACGGAATTCGGCCTGCTGTTCTGGCAACCCAGCGATCGCGCCCTGGTCATGCCACGCCGCCTCAATCGCCTCCCCGCGTTCGACCACGCCTGTGAAGTCTCCGCCGCTGCCGGTTGGCCAGTCCTGCTGCGTGAAACCGGCGGCGAACCGGTCCCGCAATCTGCCGCGACAATCAACATCGCCCTGGTCTACGCGCCACCGCGCAGCGAAGGCGACCTCAATCGCATCGAAACCGGCTACCACCGTCTCTGCGATCCGATCTGTCAGTTACTGGATGAATTGGGCGGCACATCATCGTTGGGCGAAATCGATGGCGCATTCTGCGACGGTCGATTCAACGTCAACCTCGATGGCCGCAAAATGGTCGGCACCGCGCAGCGCTGGCGCCAGAGTCAGGGCGGACAGCGTCCGGTCGGTCTGGTGCACGGTGCGATGCTGATGGACAACGAGCGCGAATCGATGGTCGCCGCGGTCAATCGCTTCAACGAAGCGTGCGGCCTGGAGCAGCGGGTACGGGCTGAAAGCCACATTGCCCTGCATGAGAAATTCAACGCGCCACAGGCCTTGGCGCGTCTCGATGAGCTGTTTCGTCTGATGCTGGCGCAGATGTACAGCGCCTGA
- the estP gene encoding esterase EstP, with protein sequence MIKQTLFVPLAGCLLALACAQANAAPNPYSRFIVFGDSLNDAGTFTDAGGPAGSTERYTNRTGPVYQDGSGELYSLNSTQLLGGRLGFSPDQTASSSSAVRAENGQPDGNNWAVGGYRTDQILDSITTQSATGERTRAGYLPSNGFRADPNALYYISGGGNDFLQGRILSLPQANAAADRLADSVQTLQTAGAKYVMVWLLPDVGLTPAINGTPLQAFSSQLATQFNSQLVTRLQGINAEIIPLNIPVLLSEVFADPGRFGLATDQNLTATCFSGNSCTENARYGINSATPDPSKLIYNDGVHPTEAGQKLISDYAYSLLAAPWELTLLPEMAHATVRAHQDELRNQWQADWENWQAVGQWRAIVSAGGQHLDVDSQSSGVSADGSGYNLNIGGSYRLNEAWRVGVAGGVYRQNLEAGHNDSDYKLNSYMATAFAQYQQNRWWADAALTGGKLDYDNLKRKFDLGASEGAEKGDTDGSLWAFSARVGYDIAQPGSEWHLSPFVSADYASVDVDGYSEKSNRATALTFDDQTRDSKRLGLGLQGKYNITPQTQVFGEYAHEREYEDDVQKVRIALNTLPANDFKLEGYTPQSHLNRLSLGVSHKLTADLALRGGYSLRKDDDFTQQGVNVGVVLDF encoded by the coding sequence ATGATCAAACAGACGTTGTTTGTACCGCTGGCTGGCTGCCTGCTCGCACTGGCTTGTGCTCAGGCCAATGCAGCGCCCAATCCTTATTCCCGTTTCATTGTGTTTGGCGACAGCCTCAATGATGCCGGTACCTTCACCGACGCCGGCGGACCGGCCGGCTCCACCGAGCGTTACACCAACCGGACCGGGCCGGTGTATCAGGATGGCAGCGGCGAACTGTATTCATTGAACTCCACGCAGTTGCTCGGCGGACGCCTTGGCTTTTCGCCAGATCAGACAGCCTCTTCCAGCTCTGCCGTGCGCGCCGAAAACGGCCAACCGGACGGTAACAACTGGGCGGTGGGCGGCTATCGTACCGACCAGATCCTCGACTCGATCACCACGCAATCCGCTACCGGCGAACGCACTCGCGCCGGTTACCTGCCATCGAATGGCTTCCGCGCCGATCCGAATGCGCTGTATTACATTTCCGGCGGCGGCAACGACTTCCTGCAAGGGCGCATTCTCAGCCTGCCGCAAGCCAACGCCGCCGCCGATCGACTGGCCGACAGCGTGCAAACCCTGCAAACCGCCGGCGCCAAATACGTGATGGTCTGGCTGTTGCCTGATGTGGGGCTGACGCCGGCCATCAACGGTACGCCACTGCAAGCTTTCAGCAGCCAACTCGCCACCCAGTTCAACAGTCAGTTGGTTACGCGCCTGCAAGGCATCAACGCCGAGATCATTCCGCTGAACATTCCGGTGCTGCTGTCGGAAGTGTTTGCCGATCCAGGACGTTTTGGCCTCGCGACCGATCAGAACCTGACCGCGACCTGCTTCAGTGGCAATAGCTGCACCGAGAACGCCCGTTACGGGATCAACAGTGCGACACCTGACCCGAGCAAGCTGATCTACAACGACGGCGTACACCCGACCGAAGCCGGACAAAAACTGATCTCCGACTACGCCTACTCCCTGCTCGCCGCACCTTGGGAACTGACGCTGTTACCGGAAATGGCCCACGCCACGGTACGCGCGCACCAAGACGAACTGCGCAACCAATGGCAAGCGGACTGGGAAAACTGGCAAGCGGTCGGCCAATGGCGCGCGATTGTTTCCGCGGGTGGCCAGCATCTGGATGTCGACAGCCAAAGCAGCGGCGTCAGTGCCGATGGCAGCGGTTACAACCTCAACATCGGTGGCAGCTATCGCTTGAATGAAGCCTGGCGCGTCGGTGTGGCGGGCGGTGTCTACCGGCAGAATCTGGAGGCCGGTCATAACGATTCGGACTACAAACTCAACAGCTACATGGCCACGGCATTTGCCCAGTACCAGCAAAATCGCTGGTGGGCTGACGCTGCTTTGACTGGCGGCAAACTCGACTACGACAACCTCAAGCGCAAGTTCGATCTCGGTGCCAGCGAAGGCGCAGAAAAAGGCGACACTGACGGCAGCCTCTGGGCCTTCAGCGCCCGTGTCGGTTATGACATTGCCCAGCCGGGCAGCGAGTGGCACCTGTCGCCATTCGTCAGCGCTGACTACGCCAGCGTTGATGTCGATGGCTATTCAGAGAAGAGCAACCGCGCCACAGCGCTGACCTTCGATGATCAGACTCGCGATTCGAAACGTCTGGGGTTGGGCTTGCAGGGCAAATACAACATCACCCCGCAAACGCAGGTGTTCGGCGAGTACGCTCACGAGCGTGAGTACGAAGATGACGTGCAGAAGGTCCGCATCGCGCTCAATACTCTGCCGGCAAACGACTTCAAACTTGAAGGCTATACGCCGCAGAGTCATTTGAATCGCTTGAGTCTGGGCGTCAGCCACAAGCTCACGGCGGATCTGGCGCTGCGTGGCGGTTATTCGTTGCGCAAGGATGATGACTTTACCCAGCAGGGCGTTAATGTCGGGGTTGTGTTGGACTTCTAA
- the speD gene encoding adenosylmethionine decarboxylase — MKSKLKLHGFNNLTKTLSFNIYDICYAETPQDQQAYVEYINQEYNAKRLTQILTEVVEIIGANILNIASQDYEPQGASVTILISEEPVTPTESQIEESPGPLPEIILAHLDKSHITVHTYPEIHPDDGIATFRVDIDVSTCGVISPLKALNFLIHQFDSDIVTVDYRVRGFTRDVEGNKHFIDHEINSIQNYLSEDTRDAYQMTDVNVYQENLFHTKMLLKNFELDNYLFGDATSNLSSEQRAQVTDRVKHEMLEIFYARNMPT, encoded by the coding sequence GTGAAAAGCAAACTCAAGCTCCACGGGTTCAATAACCTGACAAAGACCTTGAGCTTCAACATCTATGACATCTGCTACGCGGAAACCCCGCAAGACCAGCAGGCTTACGTCGAGTACATCAATCAAGAGTACAACGCGAAACGCCTGACGCAGATTCTCACAGAAGTTGTCGAGATCATTGGTGCCAACATCCTGAACATTGCCAGTCAGGACTATGAACCTCAGGGCGCCAGCGTCACGATCCTGATTTCTGAAGAGCCGGTAACCCCGACTGAAAGCCAGATTGAAGAATCGCCGGGCCCGTTGCCCGAAATTATCCTGGCCCACCTCGACAAGAGCCACATCACGGTGCACACCTACCCGGAAATCCATCCGGACGACGGTATTGCAACCTTCCGTGTGGACATCGACGTGTCGACTTGTGGTGTCATTTCACCGCTGAAAGCGCTCAATTTCCTCATTCACCAGTTCGATTCGGACATCGTGACTGTGGATTATCGTGTGCGCGGCTTCACCCGTGACGTTGAAGGCAACAAGCACTTCATCGACCACGAGATCAATTCGATCCAGAACTACCTCTCCGAAGACACTCGCGACGCGTACCAGATGACCGACGTGAACGTGTACCAGGAAAACCTGTTCCACACCAAAATGCTGCTGAAGAACTTCGAACTGGATAACTACCTGTTCGGCGACGCCACCAGCAATCTGTCTTCCGAGCAGCGCGCTCAGGTGACCGACCGGGTGAAACACGAAATGCTCGAAATCTTCTACGCGCGCAACATGCCGACCTAA
- the trpD gene encoding anthranilate phosphoribosyltransferase, whose protein sequence is MNIKTALSRIVDHLDLSTEEMRDVMREIMTGQCSDAQIGAFMMAMRMKSESIDEIVGAVSVMRELADQVELKTLDGVVDVVGTGGDGANIFNVSTASSFVVAAAGCTVAKHGNRAVSGKSGSADLLEAAGIYLNLTPVQVARCIDNVGIGFMFAQTHHKAMKYAAGPRRDLGLRTLFNMLGPLTNPAGVKHQVVGVFNKALCRPLAEVLQRLGSKHVLVVHSKDGLDEFSLAAPTFVAELKNNEISEYWVEPEDLGMKSQSLHGLSVDGPEASLALIRDALGKRKTENGQKAAEMIVLNAGAALYAADVASSLKQGVELAHDALHTGLAREKLEELGAFTAVFRVENEG, encoded by the coding sequence ATGAATATCAAGACAGCCCTGAGCCGTATCGTCGATCACCTCGACCTCAGCACCGAGGAAATGCGCGATGTGATGCGCGAAATCATGACTGGCCAATGCAGCGATGCGCAGATCGGCGCGTTCATGATGGCCATGCGCATGAAGAGCGAGAGCATCGACGAAATCGTCGGCGCCGTGTCGGTGATGCGTGAGCTGGCCGATCAGGTCGAACTGAAGACCCTTGATGGCGTGGTCGATGTGGTCGGTACCGGCGGTGACGGTGCAAACATCTTCAACGTGTCGACGGCTTCTTCGTTCGTCGTCGCGGCAGCCGGTTGCACCGTGGCCAAACACGGTAACCGTGCGGTGTCGGGCAAGAGCGGCAGCGCCGACTTGCTGGAAGCGGCTGGCATCTATCTGAACCTCACGCCGGTGCAGGTCGCCCGTTGCATCGACAACGTCGGCATCGGTTTCATGTTTGCCCAGACCCACCACAAAGCCATGAAATATGCCGCCGGCCCGCGCCGCGATCTCGGCCTGCGTACGCTGTTCAACATGCTCGGCCCGCTTACGAATCCGGCCGGTGTGAAACATCAGGTAGTGGGCGTATTCAACAAGGCGCTGTGCCGGCCATTGGCCGAAGTCTTGCAGCGTCTGGGCAGCAAGCATGTGCTGGTGGTGCACTCGAAGGACGGCCTGGATGAATTCAGTCTCGCCGCACCGACCTTTGTCGCCGAGCTGAAAAACAACGAGATCAGCGAATATTGGGTCGAGCCGGAGGACCTCGGTATGAAAAGCCAGAGTCTGCATGGCCTGTCGGTCGACGGCCCGGAAGCCTCGCTGGCGCTGATCCGCGATGCCCTCGGCAAGCGCAAAACCGAAAACGGCCAGAAAGCTGCCGAAATGATTGTGCTCAATGCCGGTGCAGCGCTGTATGCCGCCGACGTGGCGAGTAGTTTGAAACAGGGCGTGGAGCTTGCGCACGACGCCTTGCACACCGGTCTTGCTCGGGAAAAACTCGAGGAGCTGGGTGCCTTTACCGCGGTATTCAGAGTGGAGAATGAGGGATGA
- the crp gene encoding cAMP-activated global transcriptional regulator CRP encodes MVAITPTPKIKNLDKLLMHCQRRRHAAKSNIICAGDRSDTLYFIIKGSVTILIEDDDGREMIIAYLNAGDFFGELGLFEQAGQEQERSAWVRAKVECETAEISYAKFRELSQQDPDILYVLSGQIAQRLRNTTRKVGDLAFFDVTGRVARCLLELCKQPDAMTHPDGMQIKVTRQEIGRIVGCSREMVGRVLKDLEERNLVDVKGKTMVVFGTR; translated from the coding sequence ATGGTTGCTATTACCCCCACACCCAAAATCAAGAACCTCGACAAGCTGTTGATGCATTGCCAGCGCCGTCGCCATGCGGCCAAGAGCAACATCATTTGTGCAGGCGATCGCTCGGACACGCTGTACTTCATCATCAAGGGTTCGGTAACGATCCTGATCGAGGACGACGATGGTCGCGAGATGATCATCGCCTACCTCAACGCCGGGGATTTCTTCGGTGAACTGGGCCTCTTCGAGCAAGCGGGTCAAGAACAGGAACGCAGCGCCTGGGTGCGGGCCAAGGTTGAATGCGAAACAGCAGAAATCAGCTACGCCAAGTTCCGCGAGTTGTCGCAGCAGGATCCGGACATTCTTTACGTGCTCAGCGGACAAATCGCACAACGCCTGCGCAACACCACGCGCAAGGTCGGCGATCTGGCGTTCTTCGACGTAACCGGTCGAGTCGCGCGCTGCTTGCTTGAGTTGTGCAAACAACCCGATGCGATGACCCACCCTGACGGCATGCAGATCAAGGTGACCCGTCAGGAAATCGGCCGGATTGTCGGTTGTTCGCGGGAGATGGTCGGTCGCGTGCTCAAGGATCTCGAGGAACGCAACCTGGTCGATGTGAAAGGCAAGACCATGGTGGTCTTCGGTACGCGCTAA
- a CDS encoding aminodeoxychorismate/anthranilate synthase component II, producing the protein MLLMIDNYDSFTYNVVQYLGELGAEVKVVRNDELTIAEIEALKPERIVVSPGPCTPTEAGISIEAIKYFAGKLPILGVCLGHQSIGQAFGGDVVRARQVMHGKTSPVFHEDKGVFAGLNHPLTVTRYHSLIVKHDTLPDCLELTAWTQHDDGSVDEIMGLRHKTLNIEGVQFHPESILTEQGHELFANFLKQTGGTR; encoded by the coding sequence ATGTTGCTGATGATCGACAACTACGACTCCTTTACTTACAACGTTGTGCAATACCTTGGCGAGCTGGGTGCCGAGGTCAAAGTCGTGCGCAACGACGAATTGACCATCGCCGAAATCGAAGCACTCAAGCCTGAGCGCATCGTGGTTTCCCCGGGTCCGTGCACGCCGACCGAAGCCGGCATTTCCATCGAAGCCATCAAGTACTTTGCCGGCAAACTGCCGATCCTCGGCGTTTGCCTGGGTCACCAGTCCATCGGCCAGGCCTTTGGCGGCGATGTAGTGCGCGCCCGGCAAGTGATGCACGGTAAGACTAGTCCGGTATTCCACGAGGACAAGGGCGTTTTCGCCGGTCTCAATCATCCGCTGACCGTCACCCGTTACCACTCGCTGATCGTCAAGCACGACACTTTGCCCGATTGCCTGGAACTGACTGCGTGGACCCAACACGACGACGGTTCAGTCGACGAAATCATGGGCCTGCGGCACAAGACCCTGAACATTGAGGGCGTACAGTTCCACCCCGAGTCGATCCTGACTGAACAGGGGCATGAACTGTTTGCCAACTTCCTCAAACAAACCGGCGGCACGCGCTAA
- a CDS encoding histidine triad nucleotide-binding protein, whose translation MDTLFTKIINREIPAKIIYEDDQVLAFHDIAPQAPVHFLVIPKKPVRTLNDLTEDDKALAGHILFTAQRLALELGCEDGFRVVMNCNEKGGQTVYHIHMHVLGQRQMNWPPG comes from the coding sequence GTGGATACTCTGTTCACCAAGATCATCAACCGGGAAATCCCGGCCAAGATCATTTACGAGGACGACCAGGTTCTGGCGTTCCACGACATCGCCCCGCAGGCACCGGTGCATTTCCTGGTGATCCCGAAAAAACCGGTGCGCACCCTCAATGACCTGACCGAAGACGACAAGGCACTGGCCGGGCATATCCTCTTCACCGCACAGCGCCTGGCGCTGGAGCTGGGCTGCGAAGACGGTTTCCGCGTGGTGATGAACTGCAATGAAAAGGGTGGGCAAACCGTCTACCACATTCACATGCACGTACTCGGTCAGCGGCAGATGAACTGGCCACCGGGCTGA
- the trpE gene encoding anthranilate synthase component I: MIREEFLRLAADGYNRIPLACETLADFDTPLSIYLKLADQPNSYLLESVQGGEKWGRYSIIGLPCRTVLRVHDHHVSITVDGVETESHDVEDPLAFVETFKARYNVPTIAGLPRFNGGLVGYFGYDCVRYVEKRLGKCPNPDPLGVPDILLMVSDAVVVFDNLAGKMHAIVLADPAQVDAFEQGQAQLQALLEKLRQPITPRRGLDFSKQQAADPVFRSSFTQNDYEKAVDTIKEYILAGDCMQVVPSQRMSIDFKAAPIDLYRALRCFNPTPYMYFFNFGDFHVVGSSPEVLVRVEDNLITVRPIAGTRPRGATEEADVALEEDLLSDDKEIAEHLMLIDLGRNDTGRVSEIGSVKLTEKMVIERYSNVMHIVSNVTGQLKEGLTAMDALRAILPAGTLSGAPKIRAMEIIDELEPVKRGVYGGAVGYFAWNGNMDTAIAIRTAVIKNGELHVQAGGGIVADSVPALEWEETLNKRRAMFRAVALAEQTPEA, encoded by the coding sequence ATGATCCGCGAAGAATTCCTGCGCTTGGCCGCTGACGGCTACAACCGCATTCCGTTGGCCTGCGAAACCCTGGCCGACTTCGACACGCCGCTGTCGATCTACCTGAAACTGGCCGACCAGCCCAACTCCTACCTGCTCGAATCGGTGCAGGGCGGCGAGAAGTGGGGCCGTTACTCGATCATCGGCCTGCCGTGCCGCACTGTGCTGCGGGTTCACGACCATCACGTCAGCATCACCGTTGATGGTGTCGAGACCGAAAGCCACGATGTTGAAGATCCGTTGGCGTTCGTTGAAACCTTCAAGGCGCGCTACAACGTGCCGACTATCGCCGGTCTGCCGCGTTTCAACGGTGGTCTGGTCGGATACTTCGGTTACGACTGCGTGCGTTATGTCGAGAAGCGCTTGGGCAAGTGCCCGAACCCGGATCCACTGGGCGTACCGGACATTCTGCTGATGGTTTCCGACGCTGTCGTGGTGTTCGACAACCTCGCCGGCAAGATGCACGCGATCGTGCTGGCCGACCCTGCGCAGGTGGATGCCTTCGAACAAGGTCAGGCGCAACTGCAAGCATTGCTGGAGAAACTGCGCCAGCCAATCACTCCGCGTCGTGGCCTGGACTTCAGCAAGCAGCAAGCGGCTGATCCGGTGTTCCGTTCGAGTTTCACCCAGAACGATTACGAAAAAGCCGTCGACACCATCAAGGAGTACATCCTTGCTGGCGACTGCATGCAGGTTGTGCCGTCGCAGCGTATGTCGATCGACTTCAAGGCTGCACCGATCGATCTGTACCGCGCCCTGCGTTGCTTCAACCCGACGCCGTACATGTACTTCTTCAACTTCGGCGACTTCCATGTTGTTGGCAGTTCGCCGGAAGTGCTGGTGCGCGTTGAAGACAACCTGATCACCGTGCGTCCGATTGCCGGTACTCGCCCTCGTGGCGCGACCGAAGAGGCGGACGTGGCGCTGGAAGAAGATCTGCTGTCGGATGACAAAGAGATCGCCGAGCACTTGATGCTGATCGATCTCGGTCGCAACGACACCGGCCGCGTTTCGGAAATCGGCTCGGTGAAGCTCACCGAGAAAATGGTCATCGAGCGTTATTCCAACGTGATGCACATCGTCTCCAACGTCACCGGTCAGTTGAAAGAAGGGCTGACGGCGATGGATGCACTGCGGGCGATTCTGCCGGCGGGCACCTTGTCGGGCGCCCCGAAGATTCGCGCGATGGAAATCATCGACGAACTGGAGCCGGTCAAGCGTGGCGTCTACGGTGGGGCGGTCGGTTACTTCGCCTGGAACGGCAACATGGACACCGCGATTGCCATTCGCACGGCAGTGATCAAAAACGGCGAGCTGCACGTGCAGGCTGGCGGCGGCATCGTTGCCGACTCGGTGCCGGCCCTGGAATGGGAAGAAACCCTGAACAAACGCCGCGCGATGTTCCGCGCCGTGGCCCTGGCCGAGCAAACTCCGGAAGCCTGA
- a CDS encoding SDR family oxidoreductase, whose amino-acid sequence MTRYALITGASSGIGLAMAEALARRGRSLILVARQRDQLESIAIELTQRFGVEVLFRACDLGEPLRLSGFLLELEEGDRQIDLLVNCAGIGTCGPFLAQDWMTEQDLIEVNILALTRLCHAIGNSMALQGGGQILNVASVAAFNPGPWMSTYYASKAYVLHFSEALRVELKQSAVKVSVLCPGPTRTAFFRTAQLNSDKLKDSKLLMSPEEVALYTVRALDKNRAIIIPGRRNRWFAFLPRLGSRWLNRTIVGMVNKAYCPR is encoded by the coding sequence ATGACCCGTTACGCACTGATCACCGGCGCCTCCAGCGGCATCGGCCTGGCGATGGCCGAGGCACTGGCCCGGCGTGGCCGCAGCCTGATTCTGGTGGCCCGACAGCGTGATCAGCTGGAAAGCATTGCGATCGAGTTGACCCAGCGTTTTGGCGTCGAGGTACTGTTCCGCGCCTGCGATCTGGGCGAGCCATTGCGTCTGTCCGGCTTCCTGCTGGAACTCGAAGAAGGTGACCGGCAAATCGACTTGCTGGTCAATTGCGCCGGTATCGGCACCTGCGGCCCGTTTCTCGCGCAGGACTGGATGACCGAGCAGGACCTGATCGAAGTGAACATCCTCGCCCTAACCCGCCTCTGCCACGCCATCGGCAACAGCATGGCGTTGCAGGGTGGCGGGCAGATTCTTAACGTTGCCTCGGTGGCCGCGTTCAATCCCGGCCCATGGATGAGCACTTACTACGCCAGCAAGGCGTATGTGCTGCACTTCTCCGAAGCCTTGCGAGTTGAGCTAAAACAGAGTGCTGTGAAGGTTTCGGTGCTCTGCCCAGGCCCGACACGCACGGCATTTTTCCGTACTGCCCAGCTCAACAGCGACAAACTCAAAGACAGCAAATTGCTGATGAGCCCTGAGGAAGTCGCGTTGTACACCGTGCGCGCCCTCGACAAGAACCGCGCAATCATCATTCCGGGACGACGCAATCGCTGGTTCGCGTTTTTGCCGCGACTCGGTTCGCGCTGGCTTAATCGCACCATTGTCGGCATGGTCAACAAGGCTTACTGCCCTCGCTGA
- a CDS encoding OsmC family protein — translation MKARIQWAGEAMFLGESGSGHVVVMDGPPDAGGRNLGVRPMEMLLLGVGGCSNFDVVSILKKSRQAVESCEAFLEAERATEDPKVFTKIHMHFVVKGRGLKEAQVKRAIELSAEKYCSASIMLGAAGVAITHDYEIVELG, via the coding sequence ATGAAGGCACGCATCCAATGGGCTGGCGAAGCCATGTTCCTCGGCGAATCCGGCAGCGGTCATGTCGTGGTGATGGACGGTCCGCCGGACGCCGGTGGTCGTAATCTGGGTGTTCGCCCGATGGAAATGCTTCTGCTGGGTGTCGGCGGTTGCAGCAACTTCGACGTGGTCAGCATTCTGAAGAAGTCCCGCCAGGCCGTTGAAAGCTGTGAAGCCTTCCTCGAAGCCGAGCGCGCGACTGAAGATCCAAAGGTGTTCACCAAGATTCACATGCATTTCGTGGTCAAGGGCCGTGGCTTGAAAGAAGCCCAGGTCAAGCGCGCCATCGAGTTGTCCGCCGAGAAGTATTGCTCGGCCTCGATCATGCTCGGCGCGGCCGGCGTGGCAATCACCCACGACTACGAAATCGTCGAACTCGGTTGA